One region of Candidatus Saccharibacteria bacterium genomic DNA includes:
- a CDS encoding SGNH/GDSL hydrolase family protein — protein MINTYTSNGLEPVLVPNTDKLVMAGGGGLSGNLDIYELPETMYLDTGYNNYDLRYKLDSLTIGKRLLDSSNNPVATRTIDSSSNGKWLIVQTNSGKLLRINLDNYEVMTFADGLPTNGFYSDYDLAISNDGRYVSSSSYGYLKIYDLSTCGTPNAQDELAVVSGCAIKDLTSFMNSNFTGGFSGAFHASFNSDATVLRFGIDGQNTLTAWGHSNSQLEYLALGDSYSAGEGDTELNPDNGNKYYRPGTDLNLNLNAQPPVALEKCHQSTRSYPYKVAFTLGITQGNFKSVACSGALMKDISGSGGYFGQAAEGYIEGRLKGVYNDLTIAQLQVDALQDFTPGRTRQINFVEKYQPEIITIGIGGNDAGFEAVLSSCWGSHSSPVSSDCWYAGTNNGRMAVAKLIQSSGKKLEALFEKVKRESKLSKVYAIGYPQFVDDELEAEDCPMNVLLSKTERTMIREGVQYLNDYIEFAAYEAGIEYIDIENSLAGYELCGEFYPEKVTGIVARGERGESFHPNAKAHKIIASIISHPDSTSPKTIASNDLNLTSSQTQEPGTPTFFTALGGAYNYLPYYRPEISGDLIVKADDLDFEVVAQGFSPNSSVTVVASSTPTTLDTIGVDANGAISGEVSLPANFEPGFHMLHLYGQSPAGDPIDLFKPITVHASTSDIDGDNISDSQDVCLFATEANIDIDQDGTDDGCDPVIDHEPQLYRVRNGSAELNSKVLYFERNLELASIINMPNDFDSNADGWAVVGESLTTNTEGEMARFWIDSQNIPHASFRNPENGCVQVTPSNLNVVTQAQTRGLTVETTNASTCRASEVDADDDNNGIADNTQTLYRARNGSASVGESNEKIYIERNIVAAEAQLGISDDDENGDGWALLGSSDTTAQEGIFNKLVIINDAPVALYKDASDICKALQPDSLQLVTRAGQKLLNTVGVPTNQNC, from the coding sequence ATGATTAACACCTATACCTCCAATGGCTTAGAGCCAGTCCTTGTTCCCAATACAGACAAGCTGGTGATGGCTGGTGGCGGAGGATTGTCTGGAAATTTAGATATATATGAACTCCCAGAAACTATGTACTTGGATACGGGGTACAATAACTATGATCTCAGATATAAGCTTGATAGTTTAACGATCGGAAAAAGGCTGCTTGATTCAAGTAACAATCCAGTTGCCACGCGCACAATTGATTCGTCGTCGAACGGGAAATGGCTGATAGTTCAGACAAATTCAGGCAAGCTTCTTCGCATCAATCTTGATAATTATGAAGTGATGACTTTTGCGGATGGATTGCCAACTAATGGATTTTATTCTGACTATGATTTGGCAATTAGTAATGATGGACGCTATGTTTCAAGCAGTTCGTATGGCTATTTAAAAATTTATGACCTGTCAACGTGTGGTACCCCTAACGCACAAGACGAGCTGGCGGTCGTAAGCGGATGTGCGATAAAAGACCTGACATCATTTATGAACAGTAACTTTACGGGTGGATTTAGTGGGGCATTTCACGCTAGCTTTAACTCTGATGCAACTGTCCTGCGCTTTGGTATTGATGGCCAAAACACGTTAACAGCATGGGGGCATAGCAATAGTCAACTCGAATATTTGGCGCTAGGTGATTCTTACTCGGCAGGAGAGGGAGATACTGAGCTCAATCCGGATAATGGCAACAAGTACTATCGACCAGGAACAGATTTAAACCTGAACTTGAATGCTCAGCCACCAGTCGCACTAGAAAAATGTCATCAAAGCACAAGATCATACCCCTATAAAGTAGCTTTTACTTTAGGAATTACCCAAGGCAATTTCAAGTCTGTAGCTTGCTCGGGTGCGCTCATGAAGGATATTAGCGGCAGCGGTGGCTACTTTGGCCAGGCAGCTGAAGGTTATATTGAGGGACGACTCAAAGGAGTGTACAATGACTTAACTATCGCACAGCTTCAAGTGGATGCTTTGCAAGATTTTACGCCAGGCCGCACAAGGCAAATCAACTTTGTAGAGAAGTATCAACCAGAAATCATTACCATAGGGATAGGAGGTAATGATGCTGGTTTTGAGGCAGTGCTTTCGTCGTGCTGGGGCAGCCACAGCAGTCCTGTTAGTTCTGACTGCTGGTATGCTGGCACGAATAATGGACGCATGGCCGTAGCCAAGTTAATTCAATCTTCCGGTAAAAAACTTGAGGCGTTGTTTGAGAAAGTTAAAAGAGAATCAAAATTAAGTAAAGTATATGCTATAGGTTATCCGCAATTTGTAGATGATGAGCTTGAGGCTGAGGACTGCCCGATGAATGTGCTGCTTAGTAAGACAGAGCGTACGATGATAAGGGAAGGAGTTCAATACCTCAATGATTACATTGAGTTCGCTGCATATGAGGCGGGAATTGAGTATATAGACATCGAGAATAGCTTGGCTGGTTATGAGCTATGTGGAGAATTTTATCCAGAAAAGGTAACGGGTATTGTTGCAAGGGGTGAACGGGGTGAAAGCTTTCACCCTAATGCAAAAGCACACAAAATCATAGCATCGATAATTAGTCATCCGGATTCAACTAGTCCCAAGACTATTGCAAGTAATGATTTAAACTTAACGTCAAGTCAAACTCAAGAACCCGGTACACCCACTTTCTTTACCGCGCTTGGAGGTGCGTATAACTACTTGCCCTACTATCGGCCTGAGATATCTGGAGATTTGATAGTAAAGGCTGATGACTTAGATTTTGAAGTTGTCGCCCAAGGTTTCTCTCCAAACAGTTCTGTGACAGTTGTGGCCTCATCGACACCCACAACACTTGACACTATTGGCGTTGACGCGAATGGGGCGATAAGTGGTGAAGTGAGTTTACCTGCGAACTTTGAGCCAGGCTTTCATATGCTGCATCTATATGGCCAGTCGCCTGCAGGTGACCCTATAGATTTATTCAAGCCAATTACCGTACATGCATCCACTTCTGACATAGACGGCGACAATATTAGCGACAGTCAAGATGTATGCTTATTTGCTACTGAAGCTAACATTGATATCGATCAGGACGGGACTGACGACGGGTGCGACCCAGTTATTGACCATGAACCACAACTTTATCGTGTACGTAACGGTTCCGCAGAACTAAACTCTAAAGTACTGTATTTCGAAAGAAATTTAGAATTGGCTAGCATTATTAATATGCCCAATGATTTTGACTCTAATGCAGACGGGTGGGCCGTAGTAGGAGAGAGCCTGACGACGAATACCGAAGGAGAGATGGCGAGGTTCTGGATAGATAGTCAAAACATACCCCATGCTTCGTTCAGGAATCCGGAAAACGGATGCGTTCAGGTGACCCCCTCAAACCTGAATGTTGTTACTCAGGCACAGACTCGAGGTTTGACAGTAGAAACAACTAACGCGAGTACCTGCCGCGCCAGTGAAGTGGATGCTGATGACGACAATAATGGGATTGCAGATAACACGCAAACGCTGTATCGTGCCCGCAATGGTAGTGCGAGCGTAGGGGAGAGCAACGAAAAAATATACATTGAGAGAAATATCGTAGCCGCAGAGGCACAACTTGGCATTAGTGACGATGATGAAAATGGTGACGGATGGGCGTTGCTAGGAAGTTCGGATACGACTGCACAAGAAGGCATATTTAATAAATTAGTCATAATCAATGACGCACCAGTGGCTTTATATAAGGACGCGAGCGATATCTGTAAGGCACTCCAGCCAGACTCTTTGCAGTTAGTAACTAGAGCGGGGCAAAAACTACTTAATACCGTCGGCGTCCCCACTAACCAAAATTGTTAA
- a CDS encoding histidine phosphatase family protein, with the protein MQNKEGANFDEVLIAYFVHGTTTDNEQGLATGWLPGELSETGRAQAIKLGEQAADKHFDVVFCSDLQRAVDSARLGFGGKYEIIQDERLRECNYGDLNGTPTAGFKSDMTQYVKKPFPHGESYEDVAGRIQDFRRDIAKKYTGKHIAIVAHQAPQLALEHIANGKTWERVFAEDWRKTGAWQPGWTYRLKIYR; encoded by the coding sequence ATGCAAAACAAAGAAGGTGCCAATTTTGACGAAGTATTAATTGCGTATTTCGTCCACGGCACGACCACGGACAACGAGCAAGGCTTGGCAACCGGCTGGCTGCCCGGAGAACTATCGGAGACTGGTCGTGCCCAGGCAATAAAGCTGGGAGAGCAGGCGGCAGACAAACATTTTGACGTCGTTTTCTGCTCTGATTTGCAAAGAGCGGTCGATTCGGCCCGGCTTGGGTTCGGCGGCAAGTACGAGATCATCCAGGATGAACGGCTGCGCGAGTGCAACTATGGAGATCTGAACGGCACGCCTACCGCCGGCTTTAAGAGTGATATGACCCAGTACGTAAAAAAGCCATTTCCTCATGGCGAAAGTTATGAGGATGTGGCCGGTCGCATCCAGGACTTCCGCCGTGACATTGCTAAGAAGTATACGGGCAAGCATATCGCCATAGTTGCCCACCAGGCGCCACAATTGGCACTGGAACATATCGCCAACGGCAAGACGTGGGAGCGGGTCTTTGCTGAGGACTGGCGCAAAACAGGGGCGTGGCAACCTGGCTGGACGTATCGCCTAAAAATTTACCGTTAA
- a CDS encoding non-canonical purine NTP pyrophosphatase: protein MLPVFITGNQNKADYLAKILGITLEHRKLDLDEIQSADPKVVIEHKVLQAYELLQAPVLVEDTILGFNALGGLPGPFVRFFVDAENGLENMCRMLDGFADRSAYGSATYGYFDGTELRFFAGHLDGVIASSPRGKGGYGWDRIFEPEGYGGLTRAELSEEDDLITYNKLRDYDGLRDFLRQR, encoded by the coding sequence ATGTTACCCGTCTTTATTACCGGCAATCAGAACAAGGCCGACTATCTGGCTAAGATTCTTGGCATCACTTTGGAACACCGAAAACTTGACCTGGATGAGATACAATCCGCCGACCCGAAGGTGGTGATTGAGCATAAGGTACTACAGGCGTATGAGCTGCTACAGGCACCCGTGCTGGTAGAGGACACCATCCTCGGCTTTAACGCGCTGGGTGGTCTGCCTGGCCCGTTTGTCAGGTTTTTCGTCGATGCGGAGAACGGTCTGGAGAATATGTGCCGTATGCTGGATGGCTTTGCTGACCGTTCAGCCTATGGCTCGGCTACCTACGGCTATTTTGATGGTACTGAGCTACGGTTCTTTGCAGGGCATCTGGACGGTGTCATAGCAAGCAGCCCACGCGGGAAGGGCGGCTATGGCTGGGACCGCATCTTTGAACCTGAAGGGTATGGCGGGTTGACGCGGGCTGAGCTGTCTGAGGAGGATGACCTTATTACGTATAACAAGCTGCGTGATTATGATGGGTTGCGGGATTTTTTGCGGCAACGATGA
- a CDS encoding DUF4082 domain-containing protein, which translates to MNPNASLSPETVYTVQVSTGVKDANGVALASAYSSSFTTGANVFSLWAPQPQTVSAAADNDVELGLKFASSQNGSVKAITFYKSPADTLTSHTVTLWDAAGAPLGTATTGTETASGWQTATFATPIAITANATYTASYRSTAGHYSYTAGGLNAAFTNGPLTAQAGGGVFRYGGGFPESSFNGNNYWVDVVMGE; encoded by the coding sequence ATCAACCCGAACGCCTCGTTGAGCCCGGAAACCGTCTATACCGTCCAGGTCTCTACCGGCGTGAAGGATGCGAACGGCGTGGCCCTGGCCAGTGCATACTCCAGCAGCTTCACCACCGGCGCCAACGTCTTCTCGCTCTGGGCGCCACAGCCACAGACCGTCTCGGCCGCCGCCGACAACGACGTGGAACTGGGATTGAAGTTCGCCAGCAGCCAGAACGGCAGCGTCAAAGCCATCACGTTCTACAAATCCCCGGCCGATACGCTCACCAGCCACACCGTGACGCTTTGGGACGCTGCCGGCGCGCCGCTCGGCACGGCAACCACCGGCACGGAAACTGCCAGCGGCTGGCAGACGGCTACCTTCGCTACGCCAATCGCCATCACGGCTAATGCTACCTATACTGCTTCGTATCGCAGCACGGCCGGCCACTACAGCTACACGGCTGGCGGCCTGAACGCAGCCTTCACCAACGGCCCGTTGACGGCCCAGGCTGGCGGCGGGGTGTTCCGGTATGGGGGCGGCTTCCCGGAGAGTTCGTTCAATGGGAATAACTATTGGGTGGATGTGGTCATGGGAGAGTAG
- a CDS encoding HAD-IA family hydrolase has protein sequence MAKKAIIFDCFGVLVEDSITRFYSTYLSDKPDIVEQIKALDHLSTEGKISFDELLQRTSELSGVGLDEVKSFLELNPNNDELLNYIKTDLKPKYKIGFLSNAADDWLDELFSKENQALFDDFVLSYQHGIRKPDAKIFQLAAQRLGVGPAECVFVDDVIAYCDGARSLGMTAIQYESFEQLKQDLAAVL, from the coding sequence ATGGCTAAAAAAGCAATCATCTTCGACTGTTTCGGTGTCCTGGTTGAGGATAGTATCACCCGTTTTTACTCAACATACCTATCCGATAAGCCTGACATTGTCGAGCAGATCAAGGCGCTAGACCACTTATCTACCGAAGGAAAAATAAGCTTCGACGAGCTACTGCAGCGGACATCTGAGTTGTCTGGCGTCGGGCTGGATGAGGTGAAGTCATTCCTGGAACTTAATCCAAACAACGATGAACTGCTCAATTACATCAAGACTGATTTGAAGCCCAAGTATAAGATTGGTTTTCTTTCCAATGCTGCCGATGATTGGCTTGATGAGCTATTCTCAAAGGAAAATCAGGCGCTGTTTGATGATTTCGTCCTGTCGTATCAGCATGGCATCCGAAAGCCTGACGCAAAGATATTTCAGCTGGCGGCGCAACGGCTTGGTGTTGGGCCTGCGGAATGCGTGTTCGTTGATGATGTGATTGCATATTGTGACGGAGCACGCTCCTTAGGGATGACGGCTATCCAGTACGAGTCGTTTGAGCAGCTCAAGCAAGATCTGGCTGCTGTACTTTAG
- a CDS encoding SGNH/GDSL hydrolase family protein, producing MKSRFGSPGKRVIIAPLLIIAVLGIIFAYASAVKATAMWSVSSNPTFTYTPPDPNKALDGTEGKHCSKVPLSIYSTLANYGQTTVTIDRDECAVQTAFGELGQSGALKMGFNKLSYVIDTGHWAAPVLVPNTDKLVVAGVGNYAWLKIYENPDTMPIGSGYNDYQKMYKLDNLTVGKALKDANDNDVYTRAIDSSPNGKWLIAYTNNNKVLRINLDTYEVLTFASIQINSPSEYDIAISNDGQRAAVSGGSLYYGTDYVKIFDLDSCASPNPQDELQVVSGCGEKDHTQFLKNQVAAAGAQYNGAYFLSFNYDGTSLKIGAQQEYTLTAAGHSNDRLEYLAMGDSYSSGEGDTEINPETGQKYYRAITDVDGDYSANPVVLREKCHQSTRAYPYRLAKMLGISSGDFKSVACSGAMINDIKNYKVGLKNYLGQPDINYGLLNGRLSHIFLDELEVANAKAAALLDFIPGRENQIEFAEKYQPEIITIGIGGNDAQFERVVKDCVQHDLLTCDWADTDNGRKQVGLFIQEAGNKLVKLFKDLKDAAPDSKIYAIGYPQFVNDEATICPANVLLTSAEREMLKEAVAYFNNHIKYAAKKASIEYIDIENALAGYRLCDEFTPKVTGIALAGASERSESFHPNAAGHKTISSVILNPDPSSPKTIASDGLALPNNQTTKPGVPTYFNPTGATYNFWPYYHVNTELSTIVKSDSLSFDISAKGISPNSQVEVVMASTPTSLGTFTVDSEGKIEQEVSLPSTFEPGSHTLHIYGTSAAGDSIDLYQPIEVHESQNDKDGDSILDNQDPCLFAAALNEDVDMDGTDDGCDLVVEGPPQLYRVRNGTTSTTEDVIYIERNVNLAEDVNIVGDYDDNSDGWAVVAQSQTAATKGIKANFWTDSQGVPHVSFRSPDNGCVQVAPSSLAVVQQSQISGLTVEAYNTSTCRPENPSHDADGNGIPDSTQPLYRVRNGESSISEDPQKIYIERNIFSAEAQLGISDNDTNYDGWALIGVSSEPSQYGVSNSLIDNSGVPTALFMDANDQCQALIPASLSVVKHGEARDVSLVALPSGSSCIN from the coding sequence ATGAAAAGCCGTTTTGGCAGCCCAGGCAAAAGAGTAATTATTGCACCGCTACTGATAATTGCTGTGCTGGGCATTATTTTTGCATATGCATCTGCCGTTAAGGCGACGGCTATGTGGAGCGTCAGCTCCAATCCCACATTCACCTACACACCTCCGGACCCTAACAAAGCTCTTGATGGTACCGAAGGGAAGCACTGTTCCAAGGTGCCGCTAAGTATCTACAGTACCCTAGCTAACTATGGCCAAACAACTGTAACTATTGATAGGGATGAATGTGCTGTTCAGACCGCCTTTGGTGAACTCGGCCAGAGTGGTGCGCTCAAAATGGGCTTTAATAAATTGTCCTACGTTATTGATACCGGGCACTGGGCTGCGCCGGTGCTGGTGCCCAATACGGACAAGCTGGTTGTCGCCGGCGTAGGCAACTATGCTTGGCTGAAGATTTATGAAAATCCGGATACTATGCCAATTGGTTCAGGCTACAATGACTACCAAAAAATGTACAAGCTCGATAATTTGACAGTGGGGAAAGCCTTAAAGGACGCAAATGATAATGATGTTTACACTCGAGCCATCGACTCGTCTCCAAACGGAAAATGGTTGATTGCATACACCAACAACAATAAGGTACTACGCATCAACCTTGATACATATGAAGTGCTTACATTTGCTAGCATTCAGATTAACTCCCCTAGTGAATATGATATTGCTATCAGTAACGACGGCCAGCGAGCGGCAGTGTCGGGCGGCTCATTGTACTATGGTACTGACTATGTAAAAATATTTGACCTCGATTCTTGTGCCAGTCCCAACCCTCAAGATGAGCTCCAAGTGGTAAGCGGCTGCGGAGAAAAAGATCATACTCAGTTCTTGAAAAATCAAGTAGCGGCAGCGGGTGCACAGTATAATGGGGCATACTTTCTCTCATTTAATTACGACGGCACAAGCTTGAAGATTGGAGCGCAGCAGGAGTACACGCTGACGGCCGCAGGGCACAGTAATGACAGGCTTGAGTATTTGGCCATGGGCGACTCCTACTCGTCAGGAGAAGGGGACACAGAAATTAATCCAGAAACAGGTCAAAAATATTATAGGGCGATAACTGATGTGGATGGAGATTATTCGGCCAACCCAGTGGTTTTGCGCGAAAAATGTCATCAGAGTACAAGGGCATACCCCTATCGATTGGCAAAAATGCTGGGAATTAGCAGTGGTGATTTTAAGTCGGTGGCATGCTCAGGTGCAATGATTAATGACATCAAAAATTATAAAGTAGGATTAAAGAACTATCTCGGTCAGCCTGATATTAACTACGGGCTTCTTAACGGAAGACTTTCACATATTTTTTTGGACGAACTGGAAGTTGCAAATGCTAAAGCGGCAGCTTTACTGGATTTTATTCCAGGCAGAGAAAACCAAATAGAATTTGCAGAAAAATACCAGCCAGAAATTATTACCATCGGAATTGGTGGCAACGACGCCCAGTTTGAAAGAGTTGTAAAAGACTGCGTGCAGCATGACTTGCTTACTTGTGACTGGGCTGATACCGATAATGGCCGTAAACAAGTTGGTCTATTTATTCAAGAAGCGGGCAATAAGCTCGTAAAGTTATTCAAAGACTTAAAAGATGCAGCTCCCGACAGCAAAATATATGCAATTGGCTACCCTCAATTTGTGAATGATGAAGCAACTATATGTCCGGCAAATGTATTACTTACTTCTGCCGAGAGGGAAATGCTGAAGGAAGCGGTGGCTTACTTTAATAACCATATAAAATATGCTGCGAAAAAAGCTAGTATAGAATACATAGACATAGAAAACGCATTGGCAGGCTACAGGCTATGCGATGAGTTTACGCCAAAGGTCACTGGCATCGCGCTTGCGGGTGCCAGCGAAAGAAGCGAAAGCTTCCACCCCAATGCGGCAGGCCATAAAACTATATCCTCTGTAATTCTAAACCCCGACCCTTCAAGCCCAAAGACAATTGCAAGTGATGGACTAGCTTTGCCGAACAATCAAACCACCAAGCCGGGCGTACCAACCTACTTCAATCCAACTGGTGCCACCTACAACTTTTGGCCTTATTACCATGTTAACACTGAGCTCAGCACAATCGTTAAGTCTGACAGCCTATCGTTTGACATATCTGCTAAAGGCATCAGTCCTAATAGCCAGGTCGAGGTCGTAATGGCATCAACACCCACAAGCCTCGGAACGTTCACTGTTGATTCAGAGGGTAAGATTGAACAAGAGGTTTCTCTGCCCTCTACGTTTGAGCCCGGCTCCCATACACTTCACATTTACGGAACATCGGCGGCTGGTGACTCGATAGACCTTTACCAGCCAATTGAAGTACACGAATCTCAAAACGATAAGGATGGAGATAGCATTTTAGATAACCAGGATCCGTGCTTATTTGCCGCCGCTTTAAACGAAGACGTTGATATGGATGGCACGGACGATGGGTGTGACTTGGTAGTGGAAGGCCCCCCACAGCTGTATAGGGTAAGAAACGGAACAACAAGCACGACCGAAGATGTAATATACATAGAACGTAATGTTAACTTGGCTGAAGATGTAAATATAGTTGGAGACTATGACGACAATTCAGATGGCTGGGCTGTGGTTGCGCAAAGCCAAACTGCGGCAACAAAAGGTATAAAGGCGAATTTTTGGACTGACTCTCAAGGTGTGCCGCATGTAAGCTTCCGAAGCCCGGATAACGGCTGCGTACAAGTTGCGCCATCAAGTCTCGCGGTGGTTCAGCAGTCGCAAATCAGTGGTCTGACAGTTGAAGCATACAATACCTCTACATGCCGTCCAGAGAACCCCTCCCATGACGCTGATGGCAATGGCATTCCGGACAGTACCCAGCCTTTATATCGCGTACGCAATGGAGAAAGTAGTATCAGTGAAGATCCGCAGAAGATTTATATCGAACGTAATATCTTTTCGGCTGAGGCGCAGCTTGGAATTAGTGATAACGATACGAACTACGACGGATGGGCATTGATTGGTGTGTCAAGTGAGCCTTCGCAGTACGGAGTTTCCAATAGCCTAATTGATAATTCGGGAGTACCTACTGCCCTGTTTATGGATGCGAATGACCAATGTCAGGCATTAATACCTGCAAGCCTGTCTGTTGTCAAACATGGCGAAGCTCGAGATGTTTCGCTCGTAGCGCTGCCCAGCGGAAGCAGCTGTATAAATTAA
- a CDS encoding ATP-dependent Clp protease ATP-binding subunit — MLAHPRWQQARFANRFNIPLTKALLVLISVTLLLGGVILGLMGVNIGWFLASLASPFIMMILWLQRGLTDISTGSGQTLADLLDSRILGKLDAEPSPSRLAEAVMQTSGGLFFAGRFGIGPNFLASLTSSNPADTGDVWRVALSLHGSRPGPVLGSELVVALVRSIPNVETVLAQLQLDLDDIEAGMHWHRHIQDLIAYHNRPKRTGGIARDWSFGYTPLLSRFGTNISEQIAHGALLNVDLESHDAARAQIVQLFTHSGRQNAALVGPLGVGKTTIVEAFAAHLLEAGSHNLPASLRYRQVISLDASALISHAPGRGELEQLVHEILVEAFRAKNVILCLDNAQLFFEEGTGSVDISNVLLPVLEGGAVRVILTMDEHRWLQIGQRTPALATALNRIVIESPTREETMRVLQDQLIPIEYHNRITYMFQALTESYRLSERYINEQAMPGKALKLLTSAAHYAEGGIVSAVSVQKAIEQTTGIKVSNVNTHEERDRLLNMENLIHERMINQTRAVKVVSDALRRARAGVRNQDRPIGTFLFLGPTGVGKTELSKALSEVYFNGESKLVRLDLNEYSQPGDVSRLIADAAQDPHSLTAQVSKQPFSVVLLDEIEKAHPSVLNALLQVLDEGILRDINNRDVSFRDSIIIATSNAGADMIRNALKAGYTMEQVETTFVNELINQKAFKPEFLNRFDEIVLFRPLNQEELLQVIDLILKGINKNLALQKIAVEVSEDARRLLVEKGYDPRLGARPMRRMVSRSVENLVAKQMLSGSVMAGQTITLTRDDIVASLEQQGELQSGAKPALPATTDAGAGGE, encoded by the coding sequence ATGTTGGCGCATCCGCGCTGGCAGCAGGCGCGGTTTGCCAACCGTTTCAATATTCCGCTGACCAAGGCGCTGTTAGTGCTGATTTCGGTGACCCTGCTACTGGGCGGGGTCATCCTGGGGCTGATGGGCGTCAACATCGGTTGGTTCCTGGCGAGCCTGGCCAGTCCCTTTATCATGATGATCCTGTGGCTGCAGCGCGGCTTGACTGATATTTCTACCGGCAGCGGACAGACCCTGGCAGATTTACTGGATAGCCGTATCCTGGGCAAGCTGGACGCCGAGCCGTCGCCCTCACGCCTGGCGGAGGCGGTGATGCAGACCAGCGGTGGGCTGTTCTTTGCCGGCCGCTTTGGTATCGGTCCTAACTTTTTGGCCTCGCTGACTAGCAGTAACCCGGCGGATACGGGTGATGTCTGGCGCGTAGCCTTGAGCCTGCACGGTTCGCGGCCTGGTCCGGTGCTTGGCTCCGAGCTGGTGGTGGCGCTGGTGCGCTCCATCCCCAATGTCGAGACGGTGTTGGCGCAGCTGCAGTTGGATCTGGATGACATTGAGGCGGGCATGCACTGGCACCGTCATATCCAGGACCTGATTGCCTACCATAACCGGCCCAAGCGGACCGGGGGCATTGCGCGGGACTGGTCGTTTGGCTACACGCCGCTGCTCAGCCGTTTTGGGACGAATATCAGTGAGCAGATTGCGCACGGCGCACTGCTGAACGTCGATTTGGAAAGCCACGATGCGGCCCGGGCGCAGATCGTCCAGCTGTTCACGCACAGCGGACGGCAGAACGCGGCGCTGGTGGGGCCGCTCGGCGTAGGTAAGACTACCATCGTTGAGGCTTTTGCGGCGCACCTGCTGGAGGCGGGTAGTCATAACCTGCCGGCTTCGTTGCGCTACCGCCAGGTCATCAGCCTGGACGCCAGCGCGCTTATCTCGCACGCGCCGGGCCGGGGTGAGCTGGAACAATTAGTGCATGAAATCTTGGTAGAGGCCTTCCGCGCCAAGAACGTTATCCTCTGCCTGGATAATGCGCAGCTGTTCTTTGAAGAAGGTACCGGTTCCGTAGATATCAGCAACGTGCTCCTGCCAGTGCTGGAGGGCGGGGCGGTGCGCGTCATCCTTACCATGGACGAGCACCGCTGGCTGCAGATCGGCCAGCGGACGCCGGCCTTGGCAACCGCGCTGAACCGCATCGTCATCGAGTCGCCGACGCGCGAGGAGACGATGCGGGTATTGCAGGATCAGCTGATTCCCATTGAGTATCACAACCGCATTACCTATATGTTCCAGGCGTTGACGGAATCGTACCGCTTGAGCGAGCGCTACATCAATGAACAGGCTATGCCGGGCAAGGCCCTGAAACTGCTGACGAGCGCCGCGCATTATGCCGAGGGCGGCATCGTCTCGGCCGTCTCCGTACAGAAGGCGATTGAGCAGACCACCGGTATCAAGGTCAGCAACGTCAACACGCATGAAGAGCGCGACCGCCTACTGAACATGGAGAACCTCATACACGAGCGCATGATCAACCAGACGCGCGCCGTCAAGGTGGTGAGCGATGCCCTGCGCCGCGCCCGGGCCGGTGTGCGTAACCAGGACCGGCCCATCGGCACCTTCCTGTTCCTGGGGCCGACCGGTGTGGGTAAGACGGAATTGTCCAAGGCGCTATCTGAGGTATATTTCAATGGCGAGAGTAAGCTGGTACGTCTGGACCTGAACGAGTATTCGCAGCCGGGTGACGTGTCACGCTTGATCGCCGATGCCGCCCAGGACCCGCACAGCCTGACGGCCCAGGTCTCCAAGCAGCCGTTCTCTGTAGTGTTGCTGGATGAGATTGAAAAGGCGCACCCCAGCGTGCTGAACGCCTTGCTGCAGGTGCTGGACGAGGGTATTCTGCGCGACATCAACAACCGCGATGTCAGCTTCCGCGACAGCATCATCATTGCCACCAGTAACGCCGGCGCCGATATGATCCGTAATGCGCTCAAGGCCGGCTACACCATGGAGCAGGTGGAGACGACGTTCGTCAATGAGCTTATCAACCAGAAGGCCTTCAAGCCGGAGTTCCTGAACCGCTTTGATGAGATCGTGCTGTTTAGGCCGCTGAACCAGGAGGAGTTGCTGCAGGTCATCGACCTTATCCTCAAGGGGATCAACAAGAACCTGGCCCTGCAGAAGATCGCCGTGGAAGTGTCCGAGGACGCCCGCCGCCTGCTGGTTGAAAAAGGCTACGACCCACGGCTGGGTGCCCGTCCGATGCGGCGCATGGTCAGCCGTAGTGTTGAGAACCTGGTGGCTAAGCAGATGTTGAGCGGGAGTGTGATGGCGGGGCAGACTATCACCTTGACTCGCGATGATATTGTGGCGAGCTTGGAGCAGCAGGGTGAGTTGCAGAGCGGCGCCAAGCCGGCGTTGCCGGCGACGACTGACGCGGGTGCGGGCGGCGAGTAG